One window of Cohnella hashimotonis genomic DNA carries:
- a CDS encoding LysR family transcriptional regulator — protein MELLQLQYFIAVARLEHMTEAARSLHVTQSSLSKTIQRLEESLGVPLFDRTGRQLRLNAFGSRFLRRAERALFELEQGKQELGDLSELKEGTLKLAMTTASTLPGILREFRKKRPSVHFHAQMANLTEMIALLRRGEVDFCITSPPVEEEDIHCQVVFVDPFVLAVPKGHRLADRDSVSLGELRDEWFVGVKKGYGTRDLLDVVCEAAGFVPRYVYEGNEPARLSALVEAEIGVAFMPSTAKYPQENVRYLHLEDAGLTREIALLWHKSRYLSQAALDFREVVFGYFEAQSGNSLRV, from the coding sequence ATGGAGCTTCTACAGCTGCAGTATTTTATCGCGGTTGCCCGCCTGGAGCATATGACCGAGGCCGCGCGGAGCCTGCACGTGACCCAATCGTCGCTCAGCAAGACGATTCAGCGCCTGGAGGAGAGCCTCGGCGTGCCGCTGTTCGACCGAACGGGGAGGCAGCTGCGGTTGAACGCGTTCGGCAGCCGGTTTCTGCGCCGCGCGGAACGGGCTTTGTTCGAATTGGAGCAAGGGAAGCAGGAGCTCGGCGATCTGTCCGAATTAAAAGAAGGCACGCTCAAATTGGCGATGACGACCGCGAGCACGCTGCCCGGCATATTGAGAGAGTTTCGGAAAAAGCGGCCTTCCGTTCATTTTCATGCGCAAATGGCGAACCTGACAGAAATGATCGCGCTGCTTCGTCGCGGAGAGGTCGACTTCTGTATCACTTCGCCTCCCGTCGAGGAGGAGGACATTCACTGCCAGGTCGTGTTCGTCGATCCTTTCGTGCTGGCGGTTCCGAAGGGACATCGGCTGGCGGATCGAGACAGCGTATCGCTGGGCGAGCTTAGGGACGAATGGTTTGTCGGCGTAAAAAAGGGCTACGGCACGCGCGATTTGCTGGATGTCGTCTGCGAGGCTGCCGGATTCGTCCCCCGGTACGTGTACGAGGGAAACGAGCCCGCAAGGCTGAGCGCCCTTGTCGAGGCTGAGATCGGCGTGGCTTTCATGCCCAGTACGGCAAAGTACCCGCAGGAAAATGTCCGGTATCTTCATCTGGAGGATGCCGGATTGACGCGGGAGATCGCTTTGCTGTGGCATAAGAGCCGTTACCTGTCGCAGGCAGCGCTCGATTTTCGCGAGGTCGTCTTCGGCTATTTCGAGGCGCAATCCGGGAATTCGTTAAGGGTATGA
- a CDS encoding dockerin type I domain-containing protein, whose translation MVYIRKRAAIAGALALLIVLMTFRMPTALAESWSFIDGNGTTGLNFDTTKSASTPRMVDLNGTLYSVWSESIGSTSQIRVKKYDDATGTWVVADGGASINQNSAKNAINPWLTVYNNELYAAWEEQYSPYWQLRVKKLSGSSWVSVDGNGVEGLNIGANSNARNARLIGYNNELYVVWDEAGGDGINKLRVKKYGGSGSSWSIVDGGAGLNFSASRSAQNAKPKVWNGKLYVTWGESDGVATQVRVKAYNGTSWSWADGGGVQGLNVDKSQGVTNTGLEAYGEGAGDLYLVWSESVNYISKIRIKKYNGTSWTFAEGDASAEGINQKASDSGSLAYLYAFDGKLYAIWQEGNTAKIRVKSFDGTSWTSVDGNGAQGLNKSSTRAALFGYLASHSEASGSSLYAAFVETDGTANQVRVVKMGPSNAAPTASAVSIGGTLKVGNMLTGTYTYGDAESDAEGATTFKWYTASDAAGTGKTAIAGATTSTLALTSAEAGKYIVFEVTPVAAAGTASGTPVSYTSAAAVVDNSAPTASAVSFGGTLKVGNTLTGAYTYGDAESDAEGATTFKWYTASDAAGTGKTAIAGATTSTLALTSAQAGKYIVFEVTPVAAAGTASGTPVSYTSAAAVVDNAAPTASAVSFGGTLKVGNTLTGTYIYADAESDAEGATTFKWYTASDAAGTGKTAIAGATTSTLALTSAQVGKYIIFEVTPVAAAGTTSGTPVTYTSSSAVVDNAAPTASAVSFGGTLKVGHTLTGAYTYGDAESDAEGETTFKWYTASDAAGTGKTAIAGESTSTLALTSAQVGKYIIFEVTPVAAAGTTSGTPVTFTSTSAVVANAAPVVSNVHIAGGIKLGQILTGSYSYTDLEGDAEGLPVFKWYTADDTGGSNKTVIAGATGITLELKAAQYGKYVSFEVTPAASAGTTPGTPVESEALGPVGVNKGDANGDGIISPADALLVTKYVSGKAALTDEQKLMLDMDGDGDVDANDAMLILNIYNGKGA comes from the coding sequence ATGGTGTATATCAGAAAACGAGCCGCAATCGCGGGCGCGTTGGCATTGCTCATCGTTCTGATGACCTTCCGGATGCCGACAGCCCTGGCCGAATCCTGGAGCTTCATCGACGGCAACGGCACCACAGGACTCAACTTCGATACGACAAAAAGCGCATCGACGCCGAGGATGGTTGATCTTAACGGAACGCTATACTCCGTATGGTCGGAGTCGATCGGTTCTACCAGCCAGATCCGGGTCAAGAAATACGACGATGCGACGGGCACATGGGTCGTCGCGGACGGCGGCGCATCAATAAACCAAAACAGTGCCAAGAATGCGATCAATCCCTGGTTGACGGTATACAACAATGAGCTGTATGCCGCATGGGAAGAGCAGTACTCGCCTTATTGGCAGCTTCGCGTCAAGAAGCTGAGCGGCTCGTCCTGGGTATCCGTCGACGGCAACGGCGTGGAAGGCCTGAATATCGGCGCGAATTCCAATGCGAGAAACGCCAGACTGATCGGTTATAACAATGAGCTTTATGTGGTATGGGACGAAGCGGGCGGAGACGGCATTAATAAGCTCCGGGTCAAAAAGTACGGAGGCAGCGGCTCTTCATGGAGCATTGTCGACGGCGGCGCGGGTCTTAATTTTTCCGCTTCGCGGTCTGCCCAGAATGCCAAGCCGAAAGTGTGGAACGGCAAGCTATACGTGACATGGGGAGAATCCGACGGCGTCGCCACTCAGGTCCGGGTCAAGGCGTACAACGGTACGAGCTGGAGCTGGGCGGACGGAGGCGGGGTTCAAGGTTTAAATGTCGATAAGTCCCAGGGGGTCACAAATACGGGTCTCGAGGCCTACGGCGAAGGCGCAGGCGACTTGTATTTGGTATGGTCGGAGTCGGTCAATTATATCAGCAAGATCCGAATCAAGAAATATAACGGCACGTCCTGGACTTTCGCGGAGGGCGACGCGTCCGCTGAGGGCATTAACCAAAAGGCTAGCGATTCAGGCAGCTTGGCGTACCTCTACGCTTTCGACGGCAAGCTTTATGCGATATGGCAAGAAGGAAACACCGCCAAAATTCGCGTCAAAAGCTTTGACGGCACGTCTTGGACTTCGGTTGACGGCAACGGTGCGCAGGGGCTGAACAAGTCGTCGACAAGGGCTGCCCTGTTTGGCTACCTTGCCAGCCATTCAGAGGCATCGGGGAGCTCATTGTATGCCGCGTTTGTGGAGACGGACGGCACCGCCAATCAGGTGCGGGTCGTTAAGATGGGGCCGTCCAACGCGGCGCCGACGGCGAGCGCGGTGAGCATCGGCGGGACGCTGAAGGTCGGCAACATGTTGACCGGTACGTACACGTACGGGGATGCCGAGAGCGACGCGGAAGGCGCGACGACGTTCAAGTGGTATACGGCCAGCGACGCGGCGGGCACGGGCAAGACGGCGATCGCCGGCGCGACGACGTCGACGCTTGCGCTGACGAGCGCGGAGGCTGGCAAATATATCGTCTTCGAAGTGACGCCGGTCGCGGCAGCAGGTACGGCTTCCGGCACGCCGGTCTCGTACACGAGCGCGGCGGCGGTCGTCGACAACTCGGCGCCGACGGCGAGCGCGGTAAGCTTCGGCGGCACGCTCAAGGTCGGCAATACGCTGACCGGCGCGTACACGTACGGGGATGCGGAGAGCGACGCGGAAGGCGCGACGACGTTCAAGTGGTATACGGCCAGCGACGCGGCAGGCACGGGCAAGACGGCGATCGCCGGCGCGACGACGTCGACGCTTGCGCTGACGAGCGCGCAGGCCGGCAAATATATCGTCTTCGAAGTGACGCCGGTCGCGGCAGCAGGTACGGCTTCCGGCACGCCGGTCTCGTACACGAGCGCGGCGGCGGTCGTCGACAACGCGGCGCCGACGGCAAGCGCGGTGAGCTTCGGCGGCACGCTGAAGGTCGGCAACACGCTGACCGGCACGTACATTTATGCGGATGCCGAGAGCGATGCGGAAGGCGCAACGACGTTCAAGTGGTATACGGCCAGTGATGCGGCGGGCACGGGCAAGACGGCGATCGCCGGCGCGACGACGTCCACGCTGGCGCTGACGAGCGCGCAGGTCGGCAAATATATTATTTTCGAAGTGACGCCGGTCGCGGCGGCGGGTACGACATCCGGCACGCCGGTCACTTATACGAGTTCGTCTGCGGTCGTCGACAACGCGGCGCCGACGGCAAGCGCGGTAAGCTTCGGCGGCACGCTCAAGGTCGGCCATACGCTGACGGGAGCGTACACGTACGGGGATGCCGAGAGCGACGCGGAAGGCGAGACGACGTTCAAGTGGTATACGGCTAGCGACGCGGCGGGTACGGGCAAGACGGCCATCGCGGGCGAGTCGACGTCCACTTTGGCGCTGACAAGCGCGCAGGTCGGCAAGTATATTATTTTCGAAGTGACGCCGGTCGCGGCGGCGGGTACGACATCCGGCACGCCGGTCACGTTTACGAGCACTTCTGCGGTCGTTGCGAACGCAGCGCCGGTTGTGAGCAACGTCCATATCGCCGGCGGCATTAAATTAGGCCAGATTCTGACCGGTTCATATTCCTATACGGACTTGGAAGGCGATGCAGAAGGATTGCCCGTTTTCAAATGGTACACGGCTGACGATACCGGCGGCTCGAACAAGACGGTCATCGCCGGCGCGACCGGCATTACGCTGGAGCTCAAGGCGGCGCAATACGGCAAATACGTAAGCTTCGAGGTCACGCCTGCCGCGTCGGCCGGCACGACGCCGGGAACGCCTGTCGAGAGCGAAGCCCTCGGGCCGGTCGGCGTCAATAAGGGCGACGCCAACGGCGACGGCATCATCTCGCCCGCCGATGCGCTTTTGGTCACCAAGTACGTATCCGGCAAGGCGGCGCTGACCGACGAGCAGAAGCTCATGCTGGACATGGACGGCGACGGCGACGTCGACGCGAACGATGCCATGCTTATTCTAAACATTTATAACGGCAAGGGGGCGTAA
- a CDS encoding GntR family transcriptional regulator has protein sequence MNKGVQRVPLYTQIRDYVFKQISDKVWKPGDRLPSENEFAEQFNVSRITVKNALAQLIEDNLIYRIQGKGSFVSRDLAGEPKLYQEGEPARTEEKRLVAYLMPRLGNTFTAQLLSGIESELTKLNYRLLFCKTDDSQETEKEVLREVIQLGVKGIIVFPVDGESYSEEILRLTLNEFPLVVVDRYLRGIETNCVCSDNVDGAHKATAHLIENGHNRIGFISTPYQGTTSIEDRLVGYEKALAEHQIPVEHRLRLHHFDGERINVVLKDGEADPGIKEEIQAFLRQNADMTAVFAINAAVGLTVIEAAREIGIQVPEQLSVVFFDNYELSALSSVPPTCISQEEELMGREAARLLASIIDNPKQERRKIITPNKLIVRKSVAPVGTTV, from the coding sequence ATGAATAAAGGCGTGCAGCGCGTCCCGTTATATACGCAAATACGAGATTACGTATTTAAGCAAATATCGGACAAGGTGTGGAAGCCCGGAGACAGGCTGCCTTCCGAAAACGAGTTCGCGGAGCAGTTCAACGTTAGCCGGATCACGGTAAAAAACGCGCTCGCGCAATTAATCGAGGATAACCTGATCTATCGGATTCAGGGCAAAGGCTCGTTTGTCTCGCGCGACCTGGCCGGAGAGCCCAAGCTATATCAGGAGGGCGAGCCTGCGCGGACGGAGGAAAAACGGCTCGTCGCCTACCTGATGCCGAGACTGGGCAACACATTTACCGCCCAGCTGCTCAGCGGCATCGAGAGCGAGCTGACCAAGCTGAATTACCGGCTGCTTTTCTGCAAGACAGACGATTCCCAGGAGACCGAAAAAGAAGTGCTGCGCGAGGTCATTCAGCTCGGCGTAAAAGGCATTATCGTTTTCCCGGTCGATGGAGAGTCCTATAGCGAGGAGATTCTGCGGCTCACGCTGAACGAATTCCCGCTCGTCGTGGTGGACCGCTATCTACGCGGGATCGAGACGAACTGCGTCTGCTCGGACAACGTGGACGGCGCCCACAAAGCGACCGCGCATCTGATCGAGAACGGCCATAACCGGATCGGCTTCATCTCGACGCCCTATCAGGGGACGACCAGCATCGAGGACCGCCTGGTCGGATACGAAAAGGCGCTGGCCGAACACCAGATCCCCGTCGAGCATCGGCTTCGCCTGCATCACTTCGACGGCGAGCGGATCAACGTCGTGCTGAAGGACGGCGAGGCGGATCCGGGGATCAAGGAGGAGATTCAAGCCTTCCTGCGTCAGAATGCGGACATGACGGCCGTCTTCGCCATCAACGCTGCTGTCGGTTTGACGGTGATCGAGGCGGCCCGCGAGATCGGCATCCAGGTGCCCGAGCAGCTGTCGGTCGTCTTCTTCGACAATTATGAGCTGTCGGCGCTGTCGAGCGTCCCTCCGACCTGCATCAGCCAGGAAGAGGAGCTTATGGGCAGGGAAGCCGCGCGCCTGCTCGCGTCGATCATCGACAACCCCAAGCAGGAGCGCCGCAAGATCATCACGCCGAATAAGCTGATCGTGCGCAAGTCGGTCGCGCCGGTGGGCACGACGGTGTAG
- a CDS encoding MFS transporter: MDVRSRKLLIAVGLGILLNPLNSSMIAVAIPRLQHAYKLDYTAVSWVVFSFYLASAIAQPVMGKASDLFGRKKIFLAGLVVSFVSSMLAPLSPSFGWLVAARVAQSIGTSMMIAVGMAIVRIHVTEKQATALSVLSMFLSGAAAIGPFAGGVLLDRWDWHALFIVNIPFVAASFLLARHAIPEDGPAAESGKLSMRKWAARIDAIGILLFTAGLLGLLVGLLSIKSSGHASFRNVAIGSIGLVSLAVFARHELRTPSPFIPLRTFAKYPAMTWVNVQFMLVNLLFYALFFGIPSYLQTVRHVGEFHTGLLMLILGVCSLVASPFAGKWIDRSGPRPALITAAMLMLLGSLWLVMLGESTPVIGVGLALAAFGIGNGLNAVGMQAALFRSSPKEIAGVASGLFLTSRYLGTILSSLLTGMIMGGTFSFAGFRLLGVFLAAIALVLVLMNLRRSASAPAAVVRD; encoded by the coding sequence ATGGATGTCCGCAGCAGAAAGCTGTTGATCGCGGTCGGATTGGGCATTTTGTTAAATCCGTTAAATTCTTCGATGATCGCCGTGGCGATCCCGCGGCTGCAGCATGCTTACAAGCTCGATTACACGGCCGTTTCCTGGGTTGTCTTTTCTTTTTATTTGGCGAGCGCGATCGCTCAGCCCGTCATGGGCAAAGCCAGCGATCTGTTCGGCCGCAAAAAAATCTTTCTGGCGGGTCTCGTCGTATCCTTCGTCTCCTCCATGCTCGCCCCGCTGTCGCCGAGCTTCGGATGGTTGGTCGCGGCGCGCGTCGCGCAGTCGATCGGAACGAGCATGATGATCGCGGTGGGCATGGCGATCGTAAGAATTCACGTGACGGAAAAGCAGGCGACGGCACTGTCCGTCCTGTCGATGTTTCTGTCCGGAGCGGCGGCGATCGGTCCTTTTGCGGGGGGCGTCTTGCTGGATCGTTGGGACTGGCATGCGCTCTTTATCGTCAATATTCCGTTCGTGGCGGCGAGCTTTCTGTTGGCGCGGCATGCGATTCCCGAGGACGGTCCGGCGGCAGAGTCAGGTAAGCTGTCTATGCGAAAATGGGCGGCGAGGATCGATGCGATCGGGATCCTGCTTTTTACGGCTGGACTGCTGGGTTTGCTCGTAGGTTTGCTGTCGATCAAGTCATCCGGTCATGCTTCGTTCCGGAACGTCGCTATCGGGTCGATCGGGCTTGTGTCACTGGCCGTTTTTGCGAGGCACGAGTTGAGAACGCCGTCGCCGTTTATCCCGCTGCGCACCTTTGCCAAGTACCCGGCCATGACTTGGGTCAATGTGCAGTTCATGCTCGTCAACCTGCTCTTTTATGCGCTCTTCTTCGGTATTCCTTCTTATTTGCAAACGGTTCGTCATGTCGGCGAGTTCCACACGGGCCTTCTGATGCTGATTCTTGGCGTGTGCTCGCTCGTCGCTTCTCCGTTCGCTGGCAAATGGATTGACCGGTCGGGACCGAGGCCTGCACTGATTACGGCCGCTATGCTTATGTTGCTGGGCTCCCTGTGGCTTGTTATGCTGGGCGAATCTACGCCGGTAATCGGCGTGGGCCTGGCGTTGGCAGCGTTCGGGATCGGCAACGGGCTGAACGCCGTCGGCATGCAGGCGGCCTTGTTCAGAAGCTCGCCCAAAGAAATTGCCGGCGTTGCCTCCGGTCTCTTCCTTACATCGCGATACCTCGGGACGATACTCTCTTCGCTGCTGACGGGCATGATCATGGGCGGGACGTTCAGCTTTGCCGGATTTCGGCTGCTTGGCGTCTTCCTCGCGGCAATCGCGCTGGTGCTGGTCTTAATGAACTTGCGGCGCAGCGCGTCCGCGCCGGCGGCGGTCGTCCGGGATTAG
- a CDS encoding IS4 family transposase produces MDIITQNTVISQLFSLLPFDMDHKCSFFDHGAKKLTVAKTMGLLAIAVMAKWPSYDAISMQVRANPYLQQALDLKQISASQLSRKFNEIPTEFFETLFAQLVVERQCPVEPKSGISKKIGKLGIIDSTSIHVPYSVHDFAKLSVFDSSVKMHLRIVAASPDEVYPDHMIPSTRNYDDREVAVSMVTDPDLTYVMDRGYVKYETMDQWVHDNVRFVMRINHNMSITLLEQREVPHASPILLDAIVRLGRGSKRMKGALRVVEFLDDKARRYRLATTRFDLTAEEIADIYRRRWWIELYFKWMKQHLKLTKLYSTKVQGIWNQLFLALICSLLLLKLQEEQGWRQRTWKVLQAVNAYLMRAWTELCEEMNREASRHSRGRQRASKPTTRDSPPESRVGWIKERNPNPKKRKPRKKT; encoded by the coding sequence GTGGATATCATAACTCAAAATACCGTCATATCGCAATTGTTTTCTTTGCTTCCATTTGATATGGATCATAAGTGTTCCTTTTTCGACCACGGTGCTAAAAAGCTTACTGTCGCCAAGACGATGGGGCTGCTCGCGATTGCGGTTATGGCCAAATGGCCCTCTTACGACGCGATTTCCATGCAAGTGCGTGCCAACCCTTATTTGCAGCAGGCGCTGGATTTAAAGCAAATTAGCGCTTCTCAACTCAGTCGTAAGTTTAATGAGATTCCGACGGAATTCTTTGAGACACTTTTCGCGCAGTTGGTCGTGGAGCGCCAGTGTCCGGTCGAGCCTAAAAGCGGTATTTCCAAGAAGATTGGGAAGCTCGGCATCATTGATTCGACGTCGATTCACGTTCCTTACTCGGTACACGATTTCGCCAAGCTTTCCGTGTTCGACAGCAGTGTAAAAATGCACCTGCGAATCGTAGCGGCTTCGCCCGACGAGGTCTATCCGGATCATATGATTCCATCGACGCGCAATTATGACGACCGGGAAGTGGCCGTATCGATGGTCACCGATCCCGATCTCACCTACGTCATGGATCGTGGCTACGTGAAGTATGAGACGATGGACCAATGGGTCCATGACAACGTACGTTTCGTGATGCGCATCAACCATAACATGAGCATAACCCTGCTGGAACAAAGGGAAGTTCCTCATGCATCACCGATCCTTCTAGACGCCATCGTTCGGCTCGGCCGCGGGTCCAAGCGTATGAAAGGTGCTTTGCGGGTGGTTGAGTTTCTCGACGACAAAGCGCGCCGTTATCGTCTGGCCACCACGCGTTTCGATCTGACGGCCGAGGAGATCGCGGATATTTACCGCCGTCGCTGGTGGATCGAGTTGTACTTCAAATGGATGAAGCAACATCTGAAGTTGACGAAGCTGTACAGCACCAAGGTGCAGGGGATTTGGAACCAGTTGTTTCTCGCCTTGATCTGCAGCTTGCTCCTCCTAAAGCTCCAAGAAGAGCAAGGTTGGCGTCAGCGAACTTGGAAAGTGCTGCAGGCTGTAAACGCATACTTGATGCGGGCATGGACTGAGCTATGTGAAGAGATGAACCGTGAAGCAAGCCGTCATTCTCGGGGACGACAGCGAGCGAGCAAACCAACTACGCGCGACTCGCCCCCTGAAAGCCGCGTTGGATGGATTAAAGAAAGAAATCCGAATCCAAAAAAACGGAAGCCGCGAAAGAAGACATAA
- a CDS encoding S-layer homology domain-containing protein, producing MNIKFVTAKRSAYRRLAALAVALCLIFGLLPVAQAEPMQRFKAEIADGSGIGGQSVAVSVYLEPGLFADYDDAFWAYSLNLTYDTDVLTLSAPVVDEAAALQFEADTSTAGTVDIEANTFGDLGFVFERQKVATLYFTVNKDAAPGSTAVSLTSASYTIEADPVDIESLTSGTVSVMNDAPTAGSVAIDGTPSVGQTLTGKYAYADREGNAEGVSTYQWYAASDAAGADKTAIAGANATTLETTAALAGKYVFFEVTPVATGGATVGAAALSEAEGPVEAIRETAAVTIGQASGLPGATVEVPVTLTAASADVGSYGMKLAFDPAALEVTGIAGPGGELFDSGFDNEAGWLRAAWADIGGGDGALKAGDKLFTVTFKIKTGAAYGSYALKVADEADLRQFTVTDAEAYETAKTLAAGSVAVYAPSTAQPDKEIITVDVKDGGATNGGAVAKAQIERTKKADGTKSDKVVLTADQAKQTVASIVAAGSKMANIIIPDTKDEVSDLNVTVPKDAGQLIRDAKIGLGIVTDNVKVQIPSASLQDFTDELYFRFVPIKSEAGKQEVKARAEQDAAVKAAAGELGVTVVGRPMMIETNLQNREVTLIMPLKDAALSETELANLGIYVEHSDGTKELLHGKPVAYEDGMRGMEFKMSKFSTFTLVKTAGDVHEAYVQGYADGTFRPERTITRAEIAAILSRTVKLPAAAADIAYGDVASGYWAKSAISSVTKMGLMKGYADGTFGAEKPITRAELASLAAKLLDGAATGDVAAGAGFADTAGTWAEAAIKQVQSAGIIKGYEDGSFRPNKPVTRAEAVAIVNKLLGRDGSSAQAAGKTWRDVPGTHWAYGDILEASVTHRYTTSSEGYEQWSIK from the coding sequence ATGAATATTAAGTTCGTGACCGCGAAACGATCCGCCTATCGCCGACTGGCCGCGCTGGCAGTGGCTCTATGCTTAATTTTCGGCCTGCTGCCAGTCGCCCAGGCGGAACCGATGCAGCGTTTTAAAGCCGAGATTGCCGATGGCTCAGGCATCGGCGGCCAGTCGGTCGCCGTCTCGGTCTACCTCGAACCCGGACTCTTTGCCGATTACGACGATGCCTTTTGGGCTTACTCGCTGAATCTGACCTACGATACGGATGTGCTGACGCTGTCGGCTCCCGTAGTCGATGAAGCGGCTGCGCTGCAGTTCGAAGCGGATACGTCGACGGCGGGGACAGTCGATATCGAAGCGAATACGTTCGGCGATCTCGGCTTCGTCTTCGAGAGGCAGAAGGTCGCTACATTGTACTTTACGGTTAACAAGGACGCGGCGCCGGGCAGTACTGCCGTCTCTCTGACGTCCGCATCCTACACGATTGAAGCGGATCCGGTCGATATCGAGTCACTGACATCCGGTACGGTTAGCGTAATGAACGACGCGCCGACAGCAGGGAGTGTAGCAATCGACGGCACGCCGTCGGTCGGCCAGACGTTGACGGGCAAGTACGCCTATGCGGATCGGGAAGGCAATGCCGAAGGCGTCTCGACGTACCAATGGTACGCGGCGTCCGATGCAGCCGGCGCGGACAAGACCGCGATCGCAGGCGCGAATGCGACTACGCTGGAGACGACGGCAGCGCTGGCGGGCAAATATGTATTTTTTGAGGTGACGCCGGTCGCGACGGGCGGAGCGACTGTGGGTGCTGCTGCGCTTAGCGAGGCGGAGGGACCCGTTGAGGCAATCCGGGAGACGGCTGCAGTGACGATCGGTCAAGCATCCGGTCTGCCGGGAGCAACCGTCGAGGTGCCGGTAACGCTGACTGCAGCCTCGGCGGATGTCGGCTCGTACGGCATGAAGCTCGCGTTCGACCCGGCTGCGCTTGAGGTGACGGGCATTGCCGGACCCGGCGGCGAGCTGTTTGACAGCGGCTTTGACAATGAAGCGGGCTGGCTGAGAGCGGCATGGGCCGATATCGGCGGCGGCGACGGCGCGCTCAAAGCGGGAGACAAGTTGTTCACGGTGACGTTCAAGATCAAGACGGGCGCGGCATACGGCAGTTATGCGTTGAAGGTCGCCGACGAGGCGGATCTGCGGCAGTTCACGGTCACGGACGCCGAAGCTTACGAGACGGCCAAGACGCTGGCCGCGGGCAGCGTCGCGGTTTACGCGCCGTCGACGGCGCAGCCGGACAAGGAGATCATCACGGTCGACGTGAAGGATGGCGGCGCTACGAACGGCGGCGCGGTCGCCAAGGCGCAGATCGAGCGTACGAAAAAAGCGGACGGCACGAAGAGCGACAAGGTCGTGCTGACGGCGGACCAGGCGAAGCAGACGGTGGCGAGCATCGTGGCCGCAGGGTCGAAGATGGCGAACATCATCATTCCGGATACGAAAGACGAAGTATCCGACTTGAACGTGACCGTGCCGAAGGATGCGGGCCAGCTGATCCGGGACGCGAAAATCGGTCTCGGCATCGTGACCGACAACGTGAAGGTACAGATTCCGTCGGCGTCGCTGCAGGACTTCACGGACGAGCTGTACTTCCGGTTCGTGCCGATCAAGAGCGAGGCGGGCAAGCAAGAAGTCAAGGCGCGCGCCGAGCAGGATGCGGCCGTGAAGGCGGCGGCAGGTGAGCTTGGCGTCACGGTCGTGGGCCGTCCGATGATGATCGAGACGAATCTGCAGAACCGCGAAGTGACGCTGATCATGCCGCTCAAGGACGCGGCGCTCAGCGAGACGGAGCTGGCGAACCTGGGCATCTATGTCGAGCACAGCGATGGAACGAAGGAGCTGCTGCACGGCAAGCCCGTGGCGTACGAAGACGGCATGCGGGGCATGGAGTTCAAGATGAGCAAGTTCAGCACGTTCACGCTCGTGAAGACGGCGGGCGATGTGCACGAAGCTTATGTGCAAGGCTATGCGGACGGCACGTTCCGTCCGGAGCGGACGATCACGCGGGCGGAGATCGCGGCGATTCTGTCGCGTACGGTGAAGCTGCCGGCTGCGGCAGCCGACATCGCTTACGGCGACGTGGCGAGCGGCTACTGGGCAAAAAGCGCGATCTCGTCGGTGACGAAGATGGGACTGATGAAGGGCTACGCGGACGGCACGTTCGGCGCGGAGAAGCCGATCACGCGCGCCGAGCTGGCGAGCTTGGCGGCGAAACTGCTGGATGGCGCCGCGACGGGCGATGTAGCTGCCGGAGCAGGCTTCGCGGACACCGCCGGCACGTGGGCGGAAGCGGCGATCAAGCAGGTGCAAAGCGCCGGCATCATCAAGGGCTATGAAGACGGCAGCTTCCGTCCGAACAAGCCCGTGACGCGTGCCGAGGCGGTCGCGATCGTGAACAAGCTGCTCGGACGCGACGGTTCATCCGCGCAGGCGGCAGGCAAGACATGGAGAGACGTTCCCGGCACGCACTGGGCATACGGCGACATCCTCGAGGCGTCGGTAACGCATCGCTACACAACGAGTAGCGAAGGCTACGAGCAGTGGAGCATAAAATAG
- a CDS encoding response regulator transcription factor, translating to MTKTWNVLIVEDNALMRGGLQLAIDSEEDLNVVGTAANGLEALESWERLRPDIILMDVQMPKMDGIACIKEIRKQDDRVKIIILTTFNEEEYIFEGLASGANGYLLKSLDIDKLIRTIRDAANDAFVLPAEVAAKVARYAVNNSQSARQQQMMDRFMTHDTLFTHKERQMISLLMLKLSNKEIAVRLSLTEGTVKNKLTVIYDKLNANSRYDAARLLNEYIHGFDSGT from the coding sequence ATGACAAAAACATGGAACGTGCTGATCGTGGAAGACAATGCGTTGATGCGGGGAGGCCTGCAGCTGGCCATCGACAGCGAGGAGGATCTGAACGTCGTAGGAACTGCCGCGAACGGCCTGGAGGCACTTGAAAGTTGGGAGCGGCTTCGGCCCGACATCATCCTCATGGACGTGCAGATGCCCAAGATGGATGGGATTGCCTGCATCAAGGAGATTCGCAAGCAAGACGACCGGGTGAAGATCATCATCTTGACGACGTTTAACGAAGAGGAATATATATTCGAAGGCTTGGCCAGCGGGGCGAACGGGTACTTGCTCAAAAGTCTCGATATCGACAAGCTGATCCGGACGATTCGCGATGCCGCTAACGATGCGTTCGTCCTGCCGGCGGAGGTCGCGGCCAAGGTCGCCCGCTACGCCGTCAACAATTCGCAGTCCGCGCGGCAGCAACAGATGATGGACAGGTTCATGACGCACGATACCCTGTTCACGCACAAGGAACGGCAGATGATCTCGCTTCTGATGCTCAAGCTGTCCAACAAGGAAATCGCGGTCAGGCTCTCCCTCACCGAAGGCACGGTAAAGAACAAACTCACCGTCATTTACGACAAATTAAACGCGAACAGCCGGTACGATGCCGCCCGGCTGTTGAACGAATATATTCATGGCTTTGATTCGGGTACCTGA